One genomic window of Odocoileus virginianus isolate 20LAN1187 ecotype Illinois chromosome 8, Ovbor_1.2, whole genome shotgun sequence includes the following:
- the LOC110142750 gene encoding olfactory receptor 6C3-like → MRNHTMLTEFVLLGISDNLELQVVIFIFLFLAYVLSVAGNLTIIILTLTDCHLKTPMYYFLRNFSFLEITFTSVSIPRFLGSIITKVKTISYNNCLAQLFFFIFMGVSEFFLLTAMSYDRYVAICKPLHYTTIMNKKICILLVFSSWLGGFLTIFPLLMLIRQLDFCASNIIDHFSCDYFPILQLSCSDTWLLEMIGFYFAFVTLLFTLALVTLSYICIISTILRIPLATQRKKAFSTCSSHMIVISISYGSCIFMYVKPSAKERASLTKGVAILNTSIAPMLNPFIYTLRNEQVKQAFQNLVHKVIFSRNK, encoded by the coding sequence ATGAGAAACCACACAATGCTGACGGAATTCGTCCTCTTGGGCATATCAGACAACCTAGAGCTTCAGGttgtcatttttatctttttgtttctggcttaTGTATTGAGTGTCGCTGGAAACCTAACCATCATCATCCTCACTTTAACAGACTGTCATCTAAAGACTCCGATGTATTATTTCCTCCGGAATTTCTCCTTCTTAGAGATTACATTCACCAGTGTTTCTATCCCCAGGTTTTTGGGGTCAATCATTACTAAAGTCAAGACTATTTCCTATAACAATTGCTTGGctcaattatttttcttcatcttcatgGGGGTGTCTGAGTTTTTCCTTCTCACTGCCATGTCTTATGATCGGTATGTTGCCATCTGCAAGCCTCTCCATTACACCACGATCATGAACAAGAAAATCTGCATCTTGCTGGTCTTTAGTTCATGGCTAGGGGGATTTCTTACCATTTTTCCACTACTCATGCTTATCCGTCAGCTAGATTTCTGTGCTTCCAACATAATTGATCACTTCTCTTGTGATTACTTCCCCATTTTGCAACTCTCATGCTCAGATACGTGGCTTTTAGAGATGATTGGCTTTTACTTTGCTTTTGTGACTCTGCTCTTCACATTGGCATTAGTGACTCTATCTTACATATGCATTATTAGCACCATTTTGAGAATACCATTGGCTACTCAGAGGAAAAAGGCTTTCTCCACATGTTCCTCTCACATGATTGTCATTTCCATTTCCTATGGAAGCTGTATATTCATGTATGTCAAGCCTTCAGCGAAAGAAAGAGCTTCATTGACCAAAGGAGTAGCTATTCTCAACACTTCAATTGCCCCCATGTTAAATCCTTTTATTTATACCTTGAGGAACGAGCAAGTAAAACAAGCTTTCCAAAACTTGGTTCATAAAGTgatattttctagaaataaatga